In one window of Arctopsyche grandis isolate Sample6627 chromosome 6, ASM5162203v2, whole genome shotgun sequence DNA:
- the LOC143912703 gene encoding uncharacterized protein LOC143912703 yields MECRLCLGSAPADTSVSIFGDSHPERLEQRIRTCCQIQVKRGDGLPDTVCLSCKTNLELLIGFRKACFRSNETSQLRLDDCSKIKTEEILLEDVIRDDEPSLPTIHQNNCEISSHTFLSKSKFVLHTIEKPFKCDICLKSFAHKSRLVRHEKLHTGIKPHKCDICFKSFTRKTDLVVHIRSHTGEKPYKCDICLKSFTQKSNLVQHKVLHTGIKPHKCDICLKSFTQTSHLVQHKVLHTGIKPHKCDICFKSFTRKYDLVLHLSSHT; encoded by the exons ATGGAGtgtaggctttgtcttggatcagCTCCGGCCGACACTTCCGTCTCGATCTTCGGCGAttctcatccagagcgtctggagcaacgcattcggacctgctgtcaaattcag gttaaaaggGGCGACGGGCTGCCGGACACGGtctgtctttcgtgtaagaccaatctggaattgttaatcggctttcgaaaggcttgttttcgaagcaacgaaacgtctcaactgaggttagatgattgttcgaagatcaagactgaagaaattttgttggaagatgtaatacgggacgatgagccttcattACCGACAATTCACCAAAATAATTGTGAGATTAGTTCACATACATTTCTCAGtaaatctaaatttgttttacatactatagaaaagccgttcaaatgtgacatttgtttgaaatcatttgctCATAAAAGTAGACTTGTGAGACATGAAAAATTAcacactgggataaaaccacataaatgtgacatatgtttcaaatcatttactcgaaaaacTGATCTTGTGGTACATATAaggtctcacacgggggaaaagccttacaagtgtgacatttgtttaaaatcgtttactcaaaaaAGTAATCTGGTGCAACATAAAGTATTAcacactgggataaaaccacataaatgtgacatttgcttaaaatcgtttactcaaacAAGTCATCTGGTGCAACATAAAGTATTAcacactgggataaaaccacataaatgtgacatatgtttcaaatcatttactcgaaaatatgatcttgtgttacatttaagtTCTCACacgtga
- the LOC143912704 gene encoding uncharacterized protein LOC143912704 — protein MECRLCLGSAPADTSVSIFGDSHPERLEQRIRTCCQIQVKRGDGLPDTVCLSCKTNLELLIGFRKDCFRSNEKAQLRLDDCSKIKTEEILLEDVIRDDGPSLPAIHQNNCEISSHTCLTKSKLVLHTIEKPFKCDICLKSFTRKSNLKTHKNTHTGIKSHKCDICVKSFNQKYDLVLHLRSHTHTYKCETCLKQFIYKSSLVAHEKSHTGIRPYKCDICLKSFIHKYKLLSHEKLHAGIKPHKCEICLKSFSRKCNLQSHEKSHTGMKPHKCDICLKSFNQKTHLVIHLRSHTGEKPYKCEICVKSFTQKCNLVVHKKSHTKCDISLKSFTRKPELVVNLRSHTVGKLYKCEICLKSFTRKSNLQTHVKLHTGIKSYKCGICLKSFNRKSNLVVHEKLHTGIQSYKCDICLNSYTQKYDLVFHLRSHTGEKT, from the exons atggagtgtaggctttgtcttggatcagCTCCGGCCGACACTTCCGTCTCGATCTTCGGCGAttctcatccagagcgtctggagcaacgcattcggacctgctgtcaaattcag gttaaaaggGGCGACGGGTTGCCGGACACGGtctgtctttcgtgtaagaccaatctggaattgttaATCGGCTTTCGAAAGGATTGTTTTCGAAGCAACGAAAAGGCCCAACTGAGGTTAGATGATTGTtcgaagatcaagactgaagaaatTTTGTTGGAAGACGTAATACGGGACGATGGGCCTTCATTACCGGCAATTCACCAAAATAATTGTGAAATTAGTTCACATACATGTCTCACTAAATCTAAACTTGTTTTACATACTATAGAAAAGccgttcaaatgtgacatttgtttgaaatcatttactcgaaaatctaACCTCAAGACACATAAAAAtacgcatactgggataaaatcacacaaatgtgacatttgtgtaaaatcatttaatcaaaaatatgatcttgtgttacatttaagatcaCATACACATACTTACAAGTGTGAAACCTGTTTAAAACAATTTATCtataaatctagccttgtggCACATGAAAAATCGCATACTGGGATAagaccatacaaatgtgatatttgcttaaaatcatttatccataaatataaattattgtcacatgaaaaattacacgctgggataaaaccacataaatgtgaaatttgtttaaaatcgtttagtcGAAAATGCAACCTCCAATCACATGAAAAATCACACACTGGGatgaaaccacataaatgtgacatttgtttgaagTCATTTAATCAAAAAACTCATCTTGTGATACACTTAaggtctcacacgggggaaaagccgtacaagtgtgaaatttgtgttaaatcatttactcaaaaatgtaACTTAGTGGTTCATAAAAAATCACATACTAAATGTGACATTtccttaaaatcatttactcgaaaaccTGAGCTTGTGGTAAATTTAAGGTCTCACACGGTAGGAAAAttatacaagtgtgaaatttgtttaaaatcgtttactcgaAAATCCAACCTCCAAACACATGTAAAATTGCACACTgggataaaatcatacaaatgtggaatttgtttaaaatcatttaatcgaAAATCTAACTTAGTGGttcatgaaaaattgcatactgggatacaatcatacaaatgtgacatttgtttaaactCATATACTCAAAAATATGATCTTGTGTtccatttaagatctcacacgggggaaaagacgtga